The following coding sequences lie in one Ictalurus furcatus strain D&B chromosome 7, Billie_1.0, whole genome shotgun sequence genomic window:
- the mycb gene encoding transcriptional regulator Myc-B, whose product MPLNVASKNYDYDYDSYQPYFYFDTEEEDFYTQQQEQHGQPPAPSEDIWKKFELLPTPPLSPSRRSSFSSSFPSTADQLEMVTEFLGDDAVNQSFICDSDSSQSLLKSIIIQDCMWSGFSAAAKLERAVSERLASLRAARKASTPKSECSEDSGSNAGYLQEVHVSAASDCIDPSVVFPYPLMEGVKLNKECESSLMDTPPNSGSSSSSDSESDDDDDDEEEEEEDEEIDVVTVEKRKSAKKCDSSPVVLKRCHVTSQQHNYAAQPCTRNEQPAVKRLRFDNSGTRAHRQLGASRKCSSPKTSDSEDNDKRRTHNVLERQRRNELKLSFFALRDQVPAVANNEKAAKVVILKKATEFIGGLQTEERKLLHSKEQLRKKCEHLKRRLDMLSSS is encoded by the exons ATGCCGCTGAACGTGGCCAGCaagaactatgactatgactacgacTCGTACCAGCCCTACTTCTACTTCGACACCGAGGAGGAGGACTTCTACAcgcagcagcaggagcagcacGGCCAGCCGCCGGCTCCCAGCGAGGACATCTGGAAGAAGTTCGAGCTCCTGCCCACTCCTCCTCTGTCCCCGAGCCGGCGCTCGTCCTTCTCCAGCTCCTTCCCTTCCACAGCCGATCAGCTCGAGATGGTCACGGAGTTCCTCGGGGACGACGCGGTGAATCAGAGCTTCATTTGCGACTCGGATTCGTCGCAGTCTTTACTCAAGTCCATCATCATTCAGGACTGCATGTGGAGCGGCTTCTCGGCCGCGGCGAAGCTGGAGAGAGCGGTGTCGGAGCGGCTTGCGTCTCTCAGAGCGGCCCGGAAAGCGTCCACTCCCAAAAGCGAGTGCTCGGAGGACTCGGGCTCAAATGCCGGCTACCTACAAGAGGTTCATGTTAGCGCTGCTTCGGACTGTATAGATCCTTCAGTGGTGTTTCCCTACCCGCTTATGGAGGGTGTGAAGCTGAATAAGGAGTGTGAGAGCTCTCTGATGGACACGCCGCCTAACAGcgggagcagcagcagcagcgacAGTGAATCCG ATGACGATGACgacgatgaggaggaggaggaagaggatgaggagatTGACGTCGTGACggtagaaaaaagaaaatcggCCAAGAAGTGCGACTCGAGCccggtggtgctgaagcggtGTCATGTGACCAGCCAACAGCACAACTACGCTGCACAGCCGTGCACGCGGAACGAGCAGCCCGCCGTCAAGCGGCTCCGCTTCGACAACAGCGGCACACGGGCGCACAGACAACTCGGCGCGAGCCGCAAATGCTCGAGTCCGAAGACGTCGGACTCTGAGGACAACGACAAGCGGCGGACTCACAACGTGCTCGAGCGGCAGCGGCGCAATGAGCTCAAGCTGAGCTTCTTCGCGCTGCGTGACCAGGTCCCAGCTGTAGCCAACAACGAGAAGGCGGCCAAGGTGGTCATCTTAAAAAAGGCCACGGAGTTCATTGGGGGCCTGCAGACTGAAGAGCGAAAGCTCCTCCACTCCAAGGAGCAGCTCAGGAAGAAGTGTGAGCACTTAAAAAGGAGACTGGATATGCTGAGCAGCTCCTGA